Proteins from a genomic interval of Heteronotia binoei isolate CCM8104 ecotype False Entrance Well chromosome 5, APGP_CSIRO_Hbin_v1, whole genome shotgun sequence:
- the LOC132571588 gene encoding zinc finger protein 420-like: EEVSVSFTEAEWALLDPRQRALYREVMLENYRNVDSLAKDDQKNEEGEELQLRLPDEVINKDSKGNVRNRGRPKRKKDSHFVEKRYGRKRNEHFPKHNRMEMSQSIKYGKDIRYRSQLLVNQRREKQDKSFESSECGKKFNQNGKLQQCQRTHKEDKLFECTVGGKKFGFNGNLQQHQRTHTGEKPFESTECGKRFSRREHLQEHQRTHTGEKHFKCTDCGKRFSQSSTLHQHQRTHTGEKPFACSTCGKTFSQSGNLQLHQRTHTGEKPFECTECGKRFSQSGHLQKHQRTHTGEKTFECTECGKKFSRSSNLQKHQRTHTGEKPFECSECGKRFSHSGTLQKHQRTHTGEKPFACSACGKRFSHSSTLQKHQRTHTGEKPFACSECGKRFSQSSHLQRHQRTHTGEKPFECTECGKRFRDSGTLQKHRRTHTGEKPFECTECGKRFIQSDNLQQHQRTHTGEKLFECSECGKRFSHSGNLQKHQRTHTEEKPFECSVCGKIFSYCGSLQLHQRTHTGEKPFECSECGKRFSQSGTLQQHQRTHTGEKPFECSECGKRFSQSGNLQQHQRTHTGEKPFECTECGKRFSQSATFQQHQRTHTGEKPFECTECGKRFSDSGSLQKHQRTHTGEKPFACLTCGKRFSHSSSLKEHQRTHTGEKPFACSECGKRFSDSGSLQKHQRTHTGEKPFACSTCGKTFSWSGSLKNHQRTHTGEKPFACSACGKRFSHSSTLQQHQRTHTGEKPFECSECGKRFSKSDHLQKHQRTHTGEKPFECTECGKRFSQSDSLQQHQRTHTGEKPFECSECGKRFSHSGSLQRHQRTHSIKKPFACSTCGKRFSRSGHLQKHQRTHTGEKPFECSTCGKTFSQSGTLQKHQRTHTGEKPFACSTCGKTFSQSGTLQNHQRTHTGEKPFECSECGKRFSKSDHLQKHQRTHTGEKPFECTECGKRFSQSDSLQQHQRTHTGEKPFECSVCGKRFSLSGNLQLHQGTHTGEKPFESLECAKG; this comes from the exons gaggaggtgtccgtctctttcacggaggcagagtgggccctgctggatccgagacaaagagctctgtacagggaagtcatgctggagaactataggAATGTGgactctctgg caaagGATGATCAGaagaatgaggagggtgaggaactacAGCTGCGTTTGCCAGATGAAGTTATTAATAAAGACTCGAAAGGAAATGTAAGGAATCGAGGCAGACCCAAGAGAAAGAAGGACAGCCATTTTGTTGAGAAGAGATATGGAAGAAAGCGTAATGAACATTTTCCCAAGCACAATAGAATGGAGATGAGTCAGTCCATTAAGTATGGAAAGGACATCAGATATAGATCACAGCTTCTAGTGAACCAAAGAAGAGAAAAACAAGATAAATCTTTTGAAagctcggagtgtggaaagaaattcaatcaGAATGGCAAGCTTCAGCAGTGTCAAAGAACTCACAAAGAGGATAAACTGTTTGAATGCACAGTAGGTGGAAAGAAATTCGGGTTCAATGgcaatcttcagcagcatcaaagaacccacacaggagagaaaccttttgaatccacagagtgtggaaagaggttcagtcggCGTGAACATCTTCAAGAACATCAAAgaactcatacaggggagaaacattttaaatgcacagattgtggaaagagattcagtcagagtagcactcttcaccaacatcagagaacccacacaggggagaaaccttttgcatgttcaacatgtggaaagacattcagtcagagtggcaaccttcaactgcatcagagaacccacacaggggagaaaccttttgaatgcacagagtgtggaaagagattcagtcagagtggccatcttcaaaagcatcagagaacccacacaggggaaaaaacttttgaatgcacagagtgtggaaagaaattcagtcgtagcagcaatcttcaaaagcatcagagaacccacacaggagagaaacctttcgaatgctcagagtgtggaaagagattcagtcacagtggcactcttcaaaagcatcagaggacccacacaggagagaaaccttttgcatgctcagcgtgtggaaaaagattcagtcacagcagcactcttcaaaagcatcagagaacccacacaggagagaaaccttttgcatgctcagaatgtggaaagagattcagtcagagtagccatcttcaaaggcatcagagaacccacacaggagagaaaccttttgaatgcacagagtgtgggaagagattccgtgacagtggcactcttcaaaaacatcggagaacccacacaggggagaaaccttttgaatgcacagagtgtggaaagagattcattcagagtgacaatcttcaacagcatcagagaacccacacaggagagaaactttttgaatgctcagaatgtggaaagagattcagtcacagtggcaatcttcaaaagcatcagcgAACCCACACagaagagaaaccttttgaatgctcagtatgTGGAAAGATATTCAGTTACTGTGGCAGCCTTCAgctacatcagagaacccacacaggagagaaaccttttgaatgctcagaatgtggaaagagattcagtcagagtggcactcttcaacagcatcagagaacccacacaggggagaaaccttttgaatgctcagaatgtggaaagagattcagtcagagtggcaaccttcaacagcatcagagaacccacacaggggagaaaccttttgaatgcacagagtgtggaaagagattcagtcagagtgccacttttcaacagcatcagagaacccacacaggggagaaaccttttgaatgcacagagtgtggaaagagattcagtgacagtggcagtcttcagaagcatcaaaggacccatacaggagagaaaccttttgcatgcttaacgtgtggaaagagattcagtcacagtagcagtcttaaagagcatcagagaacccacacaggagagaaaccttttgcatgctcagagtgcggaaagagattcagtgacagtggcagtcttcaaaagcatcaaaggacccatacaggggagaaaccttttgcatgctcaacgtgtggaaagacattcagttggagtggcagtcttaaaaaccaccaaagaacccacacaggagagaaaccttttgcatgctcagcgtgtggaaagagattcagtcacagcagcactcttcaacagcatcagagaacccacacaggggagaaacctttcgaatgctcagagtgtggaaagagattcagtaagagtgaccatcttcaaaagcatcagagaacccacacaggagagaaaccttttgaatgcacagagtgtggaaagagattcagtcagagtgacagtcttcaacagcatcagagaacccacacaggagagaaaccttttgaatgctcagagtgtggaaagagattcagtcacagtggcagtcttcaaaggcatcaaagGACCCATTcaataa agaaaccttttgcatgctcaacgtgtggaaagagattcagtcggagtggccatcttcaaaagcatcagagaacccacacaggagagaaaccttttgaatgctcaacgtgtggaaagacattcagtcagagtggcactcttcaaaagcatcaaaggacccatacaggagagaaaccttttgcatgctcaacgtgtggaaagacattcagtcagagtggcactcttcaaaaccaccaaagaactcacacaggggagaaacctttcgaatgctcagagtgtggaaagagattcagtaagagtgaccatcttcaaaagcatcagagaacccacacaggagagaaaccttttgaatgcacagagtgtggaaagagattcagtcagagtgacagtcttcaacagcatcagagaacccacacaggagagaaaccttttgaatgctcagtatgtggaaagagattcagtctgagtggcaaccttcaactgcatcaggggacccacacaggggagaaaccttttgagtccTTAGAGTGTGCAAAGGGATGA